In the Chroococcidiopsis sp. SAG 2025 genome, one interval contains:
- a CDS encoding DUF3574 domain-containing protein — protein MNITLLTRRKILGAFFLSGLLLTGSVSYIHQVSAQTPAAETTANSEAYVRDELYFGRSQPGGAEVTEEQWQKFVDTEVTPRFPDGLTVIDAYGQFLNSAGILDREDSKVLILLYVSTPERERSIQEIIDAYKSKFQQESVLRVTDVPARVSF, from the coding sequence ATGAATATTACCTTACTCACCAGACGCAAAATTCTAGGTGCGTTTTTTCTGTCTGGCTTGTTATTAACAGGTTCAGTTAGCTACATACATCAAGTTAGCGCTCAAACTCCAGCAGCAGAAACTACTGCCAACAGCGAAGCATACGTCAGAGATGAATTGTATTTTGGGCGATCGCAACCAGGGGGAGCAGAAGTCACGGAAGAACAATGGCAAAAGTTTGTAGATACTGAAGTGACACCTCGTTTTCCCGATGGATTAACAGTCATAGATGCTTACGGTCAGTTTCTTAACAGTGCGGGAATTCTAGATAGAGAAGATTCTAAAGTTCTCATATTGCTCTATGTCAGTACTCCAGAACGAGAAAGATCTATTCAGGAAATTATCGACGCTTATAAGTCAAAATTTCAACAAGAATCGGTCTTGCGCGTTACAGACGTACCCGCAAGAGTTAGTTTTTAA
- a CDS encoding ExbD/TolR family protein: MRLQDEPEIQAQINIVPMIDVIFAILTFFIMSTLFLTRSEGLSVNLPQSKSAQAQPKAPITITIDAKGQLAVNRKPTQLQALNGELRQLAQPNQEALVIVNADKSVNHGQVVSVMDVVRQLPNARLAIATQRE; the protein is encoded by the coding sequence ATGCGTCTGCAAGATGAGCCAGAAATTCAAGCACAGATTAACATCGTGCCGATGATTGACGTAATCTTCGCGATTTTGACATTTTTTATCATGTCAACCTTATTTCTCACTCGTTCTGAGGGGCTATCGGTCAATTTACCTCAGTCAAAATCAGCTCAAGCGCAGCCAAAAGCACCTATTACAATCACAATTGATGCCAAAGGTCAACTCGCTGTCAACCGCAAGCCGACTCAACTCCAAGCACTCAATGGAGAATTACGACAGCTAGCACAGCCAAACCAAGAGGCACTCGTGATCGTCAATGCCGATAAATCAGTCAACCACGGACAAGTTGTATCCGTGATGGATGTGGTGAGGCAATTACCAAACGCAAGACTGGCGATCGCCACGCAGAGAGAATAA
- a CDS encoding MotA/TolQ/ExbB proton channel family protein, with protein sequence MLFNRLFTAGGVVMWPLLGFSILAIALIIERAIFWVRINKRQRRVIREVLNLYRLENVVTAIERLKQNADLPMARIFLAALELERPTPEEFRLALESEAQAEIPVLKRFNTIFETIISIAPLLGLLGTVLGLIASFASLNIANVGASQTAGVTGGISEALVSTASGLVVAIFTLLFANTFRGLYVRQMASIQEYGGQLELLYRRLYERGETYASAR encoded by the coding sequence ATGCTATTCAACAGACTGTTCACCGCAGGCGGCGTGGTTATGTGGCCCCTGCTCGGATTTTCCATCTTAGCGATCGCCCTAATTATCGAGCGGGCAATTTTTTGGGTGCGGATCAATAAGCGCCAGCGTCGCGTCATCCGTGAGGTATTAAACCTCTACCGCTTAGAAAATGTCGTCACGGCGATCGAAAGGCTGAAGCAAAATGCCGACTTGCCTATGGCACGCATATTTCTCGCTGCCTTAGAACTCGAACGCCCCACACCTGAAGAGTTTCGCCTTGCTCTAGAAAGTGAAGCACAAGCAGAGATTCCTGTCTTGAAGCGATTTAACACTATCTTTGAGACAATCATTAGCATTGCACCCTTATTAGGTCTACTCGGTACGGTTTTGGGTTTGATTGCCTCCTTCGCGTCCCTCAACATTGCCAATGTTGGGGCTAGCCAAACCGCTGGAGTCACGGGTGGGATCAGCGAAGCGTTGGTTTCAACGGCTTCCGGCTTGGTAGTCGCTATCTTTACGCTTCTATTTGCCAATACATTTCGAGGATTATACGTGCGGCAAATGGCATCAATTCAAGAGTATGGCGGTCAGCTAGAACTACTCTATCGTCGTCTTTACGAACGGGGAGAAACCTATGCGTCTGCAAGATGA
- a CDS encoding VOC family protein yields the protein MTAQFKHVMLMVTDVLATVKFYQEGLGLKVKMASPGWAELDADGTTIALHAAESQAQTGNSPILSFHVDDVYGAIANLENMGAKLEGRVREPSFGKVAAVRTPDGHLLSLLQPA from the coding sequence ATGACAGCACAGTTTAAGCACGTCATGTTGATGGTGACGGACGTTCTAGCAACGGTGAAGTTTTATCAAGAAGGATTAGGACTAAAAGTAAAAATGGCAAGTCCTGGTTGGGCAGAATTGGATGCTGATGGCACGACGATCGCGCTACATGCTGCGGAAAGTCAAGCGCAAACGGGGAATTCTCCGATTTTGAGCTTTCATGTAGACGATGTTTATGGGGCGATCGCCAATCTAGAAAATATGGGCGCTAAACTCGAAGGGCGCGTCCGAGAACCGTCTTTTGGAAAAGTCGCCGCCGTGCGGACTCCTGACGGACATTTACTCAGTTTACTTCAACCCGCTTAA
- a CDS encoding ABC transporter ATP-binding protein yields MYLQITKLHKNFETKSGTLAVLKDINMSIERGEFICAVGASGSGKSTLLRQIAGLDLPTDGEVKIDGVRVQGPGPDRGMVFQHYTLYPWMNVQENAEFGLKLQGWSKRERRERASYYLSVVGLTKFAKSLPKELSGGMKQRVAIARALASEPKVLLMDEPFGALDIHTKESMHEFMLDLWQRTNITIFTITHDVEEAVFLSNRIYALGARPGTVRKEISIKLPERTHTVKRQSVFHDYCDELMDLLRGHSQEALAVAS; encoded by the coding sequence ATGTATCTACAAATCACCAAACTCCATAAAAATTTCGAGACAAAATCGGGAACGTTAGCAGTCCTCAAAGACATTAATATGTCAATCGAGCGGGGTGAATTTATCTGTGCTGTGGGTGCATCGGGTTCGGGTAAGTCTACTCTACTGCGCCAGATTGCCGGACTCGATTTGCCAACAGATGGAGAAGTGAAAATCGATGGCGTGCGCGTTCAAGGACCAGGACCAGATCGGGGCATGGTGTTTCAGCACTACACGCTTTATCCTTGGATGAACGTACAGGAAAATGCTGAATTTGGACTCAAACTTCAAGGCTGGTCAAAACGGGAACGGCGAGAACGAGCCAGCTACTACCTCAGCGTAGTTGGACTGACTAAGTTTGCCAAATCTCTACCCAAGGAGTTATCTGGTGGAATGAAACAACGGGTAGCGATCGCCCGCGCTCTCGCCTCGGAGCCTAAAGTATTATTGATGGACGAACCTTTCGGTGCTTTAGATATTCATACCAAAGAGTCTATGCATGAATTTATGCTAGATCTGTGGCAGCGTACCAACATCACCATTTTCACGATCACCCACGATGTGGAAGAAGCTGTCTTCCTCTCGAATCGGATCTACGCTCTCGGCGCTCGTCCTGGTACGGTAAGAAAAGAGATTTCAATTAAACTCCCCGAACGCACCCACACCGTCAAGCGTCAATCTGTGTTCCACGACTATTGCGACGAACTGATGGATCTGCTACGGGGACACTCGCAGGAAGCTCTAGCAGTGGCTTCTTAA
- a CDS encoding ABC transporter permease: protein MNTGSMRPPSNPKTLSPTVFWRLAEDIPRPLNTLLVATSIGLPLLIWWLVTTFGSVDPKFLPSPARVLEAFGRLWRTRELLKDTVASLWRVGVGFLLAVVLSIPVGVLMGSFASIRALLEPLFGLMRYMPAPAFIPLLVLYLGIGEEPKITLIFIGVFFFNSLMVMDTVKFVSKDLIEAAYTLGGDRWQTLTQVIFPHVLPGIIDACRINLAAAWQLVIVSELIAATEGLGRRISVAGRFLRTDEIFVGLIVIGIIGLTFDLLFQSLLRVSCKWASQKR from the coding sequence ATGAACACAGGATCGATGCGTCCCCCATCTAATCCAAAAACGCTTAGCCCAACGGTTTTTTGGCGGTTGGCTGAAGATATTCCCAGACCATTAAACACCTTACTAGTTGCGACTTCTATCGGGTTACCGTTGCTGATTTGGTGGCTGGTGACAACATTTGGTAGCGTAGACCCCAAGTTTCTGCCCTCGCCTGCTAGGGTACTCGAAGCATTTGGGCGATTGTGGAGGACTCGCGAACTGCTGAAGGATACTGTAGCAAGTCTCTGGCGAGTGGGCGTAGGGTTTTTGCTAGCAGTCGTATTGTCGATTCCAGTTGGGGTGTTGATGGGCAGTTTTGCGAGTATTCGTGCCTTATTAGAACCATTGTTTGGTTTGATGCGCTACATGCCCGCGCCCGCTTTCATTCCCTTGCTCGTTCTCTATTTAGGAATTGGAGAAGAGCCGAAAATCACTTTAATTTTCATCGGCGTGTTTTTCTTCAACTCCTTAATGGTGATGGATACGGTCAAGTTTGTATCAAAAGATTTAATTGAAGCCGCCTATACTCTAGGTGGCGATCGCTGGCAGACACTGACTCAAGTTATTTTTCCCCACGTTTTGCCAGGAATCATTGATGCTTGTCGAATTAACCTTGCAGCCGCATGGCAATTAGTTATTGTCTCAGAATTGATTGCTGCAACCGAAGGTTTAGGACGTAGGATCAGCGTCGCCGGTCGATTTCTCAGAACTGATGAAATTTTTGTCGGCTTAATTGTCATTGGAATCATCGGACTCACTTTTGACCTCTTGTTCCAATCGCTCTTACGTGTTTCTTGTAAGTGGGCAAGTCAGAAGAGATAA
- a CDS encoding ABC transporter substrate-binding protein: MKLRSTIQSILLFVIGLAIAAGCTNPAVYITTTTDVAASGDAAPNAASLGFSAWPGWLPWQVTQEQKLFEVNQASVNLKWFDGYLESINALTTEQINANSQTLNDTISAVSGGADKVVVLVNDNSTGNDKVIVREGINTIADLKGKKVAAEEGAVDHFLLLLGMKKAGMKPEDIQFVPLETGQAAAAFVGGQVDAVAVFAPFTTQALKRPGSKELFSSKEFPGAIPDHLVVSRQFLAESPEKVQAMVDSWFATLDYMQKEPAKATEIMAKRAGVSVAEYEEYAKGTKIFTLEENLKAFQPGNNMTSLMYAAGEMTKFLEEVGLAKQKPDLTRLFDDRFVKSYAEKQ; this comes from the coding sequence ATGAAACTGCGATCGACAATTCAATCAATTTTGCTTTTTGTCATCGGTCTGGCGATCGCAGCAGGTTGCACTAACCCCGCAGTTTATATTACAACTACTACCGATGTTGCTGCTTCTGGTGATGCTGCTCCTAACGCTGCTAGCTTGGGATTCAGTGCGTGGCCTGGTTGGCTTCCTTGGCAAGTTACCCAAGAGCAAAAACTCTTTGAAGTAAACCAAGCTTCAGTCAATTTGAAATGGTTTGACGGCTATTTAGAATCTATTAATGCCCTAACAACCGAACAAATTAATGCCAACAGTCAGACTCTCAACGATACAATCAGTGCCGTTTCAGGTGGTGCAGATAAAGTCGTCGTACTAGTCAACGACAACTCTACAGGTAACGATAAAGTCATCGTTCGTGAAGGCATCAATACAATTGCCGATTTGAAAGGCAAAAAAGTTGCCGCAGAAGAAGGCGCTGTAGATCATTTCCTATTGTTATTAGGAATGAAAAAAGCAGGCATGAAGCCAGAAGATATCCAATTTGTCCCCTTAGAAACAGGACAAGCCGCAGCCGCTTTTGTAGGTGGACAAGTAGATGCTGTTGCCGTGTTTGCACCCTTTACCACTCAAGCCTTAAAGCGACCTGGTAGTAAAGAACTCTTTAGTTCTAAAGAATTCCCTGGGGCAATTCCCGACCATCTAGTCGTCAGCCGTCAGTTTTTAGCAGAAAGTCCCGAAAAAGTGCAAGCAATGGTCGATTCCTGGTTTGCCACCCTTGATTACATGCAAAAAGAACCAGCCAAAGCAACAGAAATTATGGCAAAACGGGCAGGAGTTAGCGTTGCAGAGTACGAGGAATACGCCAAAGGAACCAAGATATTCACCCTGGAAGAAAACCTCAAAGCCTTTCAACCAGGTAACAACATGACTTCGCTGATGTATGCAGCCGGAGAAATGACTAAATTTCTCGAAGAAGTCGGCTTAGCCAAACAAAAACCAGACCTGACTAGACTCTTCGACGATCGCTTCGTTAAATCATACGCTGAGAAACAGTGA
- the hypB gene encoding hydrogenase nickel incorporation protein HypB yields the protein MHQTFDAAIGINLLHANQEGADHNRAHFDEWGITCFNVMSSPGAGKTVLLEKTLAALKDDLKIAVIEGDMTTELDADRLRQYNVPVIAINTGRSCHLDSKMVAGGIHQLEHQYNPADFDLVLVENVGNLVCPAEFEVGEHAKVALLSVTEGEDKPLKYPVMFREADCLLITKVDLAIHLDTNIDIIVANVRQINPNVKIIPVSAKTGEGLAVWFDWVRSQITKKELEVSRIRG from the coding sequence ATGCACCAAACATTTGACGCTGCCATCGGGATTAATTTACTCCACGCCAATCAGGAAGGGGCTGACCATAACCGCGCCCATTTTGATGAGTGGGGAATTACTTGTTTCAATGTTATGAGTAGCCCTGGTGCTGGTAAAACAGTATTACTCGAAAAAACATTGGCAGCTTTAAAAGACGATCTCAAAATTGCTGTCATTGAAGGTGATATGACTACTGAATTAGATGCCGATCGCCTGCGTCAATACAATGTACCTGTAATCGCAATTAATACTGGACGTTCTTGCCATTTAGACTCAAAAATGGTGGCGGGTGGCATTCATCAATTAGAACATCAATACAATCCCGCTGATTTCGATTTAGTCCTAGTAGAAAACGTTGGTAACTTGGTTTGTCCGGCTGAATTTGAAGTGGGCGAACACGCCAAAGTTGCTCTACTAAGTGTTACGGAAGGAGAAGATAAACCGCTGAAATATCCAGTCATGTTTCGCGAAGCTGATTGCTTGCTTATTACCAAGGTCGATTTAGCAATCCATTTAGATACGAACATTGACATAATAGTAGCAAATGTACGTCAAATTAACCCAAACGTGAAGATTATTCCCGTATCGGCGAAGACGGGAGAGGGTTTAGCAGTATGGTTTGACTGGGTGCGATCGCAAATTACCAAAAAAGAGCTAGAGGTCAGTAGAATCAGAGGTTAG
- the hypA gene encoding hydrogenase maturation nickel metallochaperone HypA, giving the protein MHETDMTKALILTVRDWWEAQPEKPKISRIHLIVGRFTCVEPASLEFAFEVQTRNTFLAGATLAIQETPLIAFCHRCQQEYRPEIGLQYACPQCKSPMEDIRSGRELKIDRIEYSNKDEE; this is encoded by the coding sequence ATGCACGAAACCGACATGACCAAAGCGCTGATTCTTACCGTGCGCGACTGGTGGGAAGCACAGCCAGAAAAACCCAAAATCTCCCGAATTCACCTAATTGTGGGTCGGTTTACCTGCGTAGAGCCTGCCAGTTTGGAATTTGCCTTTGAAGTTCAAACGCGCAATACCTTTCTTGCAGGGGCAACACTAGCAATTCAAGAAACACCCTTAATTGCCTTTTGCCATCGTTGCCAACAAGAGTATCGTCCTGAAATTGGACTGCAATATGCTTGTCCGCAGTGTAAATCTCCTATGGAAGACATTCGCTCTGGACGAGAACTAAAAATCGATCGCATCGAATATTCCAATAAGGATGAAGAGTAA
- a CDS encoding agmatinase family protein has protein sequence MTHNSENPLFQSPDNNNHQPPTEAQRALELETRLPMTGWQQEVSKGLEYGLEAAQSIRDRTIPTFSRGELPHYAGINTFLKAPYLEDVRQVGNYDVAIVGVPHDSGTTYRPGTRFGPQGIRRISALYTPYNFELGIDLREQITMCDVGDIFTIPANNEKSFDQISKGVAHIFSSGAFPIILGGDHSIGFPTIRGVCRHLGDKKVGIIHFDRHVDTQETDLDERMHTCPWFHATNMKNAPAKNLVQLGIGGWQVPRNGVKVCRDRATNILTVTDIVEMGLDAAAEFAIQRATDGTDCVYISFDIDCIDAGFVPGTGWPEPGGLLPREALSLLGKIVQKVPVCGLEVVEVSPPYDISDITSLMATRVICDTMAHLVLSGQLPRKEKPAYIHPESQPELVAWT, from the coding sequence ATGACTCATAATTCTGAAAATCCTTTGTTTCAGAGTCCAGACAATAACAATCATCAACCCCCTACTGAAGCCCAACGCGCTTTAGAATTAGAAACACGACTGCCGATGACAGGATGGCAGCAAGAGGTATCGAAAGGACTGGAATACGGATTAGAAGCAGCACAGAGTATCCGCGATCGCACGATTCCTACCTTTTCTCGTGGTGAGTTACCCCACTACGCCGGAATCAATACTTTCCTCAAAGCCCCATACTTAGAAGATGTGCGTCAGGTAGGAAATTACGATGTGGCGATCGTGGGCGTTCCCCATGACTCCGGTACGACCTATCGCCCTGGAACTAGATTCGGACCTCAAGGTATTCGCCGCATTTCTGCTTTGTACACGCCTTATAACTTCGAGTTAGGTATCGATTTACGCGAACAAATTACGATGTGCGATGTTGGAGATATCTTCACCATTCCCGCCAACAACGAAAAATCCTTCGACCAAATTTCTAAAGGCGTTGCCCACATTTTCAGTTCTGGGGCATTTCCAATCATTCTGGGCGGCGATCACTCGATTGGTTTCCCCACGATAAGGGGTGTATGTCGCCATTTAGGAGATAAAAAAGTTGGTATCATTCACTTTGATCGCCACGTAGACACCCAAGAAACCGATTTAGACGAACGGATGCATACCTGCCCGTGGTTTCACGCCACTAATATGAAAAATGCGCCAGCGAAGAATTTAGTCCAACTGGGTATTGGTGGTTGGCAAGTCCCAAGAAACGGGGTGAAAGTCTGTCGCGATCGTGCTACCAATATTCTCACAGTTACAGATATCGTCGAAATGGGCTTAGACGCAGCCGCAGAATTTGCCATCCAAAGAGCAACAGACGGTACAGACTGCGTTTACATCAGTTTTGATATCGATTGTATAGATGCAGGATTTGTCCCCGGTACTGGCTGGCCTGAACCAGGCGGTTTGTTACCCCGCGAAGCCCTGTCACTACTGGGTAAAATCGTGCAAAAAGTCCCCGTTTGCGGTCTAGAAGTTGTGGAAGTATCGCCCCCTTACGACATCAGCGATATCACCTCTCTAATGGCAACCCGCGTAATTTGCGATACAATGGCGCACCTTGTCCTATCGGGACAACTACCCCGCAAAGAGAAACCAGCATACATTCATCCCGAATCCCAACCCGAACTTGTGGCTTGGACTTAG